A region of Silurus meridionalis isolate SWU-2019-XX chromosome 13, ASM1480568v1, whole genome shotgun sequence DNA encodes the following proteins:
- the c13h15orf48 gene encoding normal mucosa of esophagus-specific gene 1 protein, whose translation MVTELPDRQGVCVYVCVCTCHHPRISCTLSLSAGGTHTQAPSLPVSQRHLHSDSAQKMVTGGFVQMLRKRKELIPLIGFMAFAATGATSACLYFLFTKTDVILNKTSNPEPWERLDPTKPQKLITINQQWKPVEELELVKKLTK comes from the exons ATGGTAACAGAGCTTCCTGAtagacagggtgtgtgtgtgtacgtgtgtgtgtgtacgtgccaTCATCCTCGTATCAGCTGCACTTTAAGCCTGAGCGCCGGCGGAACTCACACACAAGCTCCCTCACTCCCGGTCTCTCAGCGTCACCTCCACTCCGACTCAGCTCAG aaaATGGTGACTGGAGGATTTGTGCAGATGCTCCGCAAGAGAAAGGAG CTCATCCCTCTCATTGGTTTCATGGCATTTGCAGCGACTGGAGCCACGTCTGCCTGCCTCTACTTCCTGTTCACCAAAACAGATGTCAT TTTGAACAAAACCTCAAACCCTGAGCCCTGGGAGAGACTCGACCCGACCAAACCTCAAAag cttatCACAATTAATCAGCAGTGGAAGCCGGTGGAGGAGTTGGAGCTGGTGAAGAAATTGACCAAATAA